The window cAGTGTGGCACCAGAGTCTTATCCTGATGTAGGCAGAAAGATGTGCATTCAAAAATCATGCAGATGCTTGTCTTCACATGTCCTTAGAATTAAGAAAAGCACAAGAAAATGTCACAGGCCtttagaatggggataataaaatgAACTTCAGGGAAAAATGTTTCACTAAAACTTTTACTTACAAAAACATCTAATTATAGAAAATTCATGCCTCATCTATTCAAGGTCATAGTATCTGGAAAACAGGCTGGTGGTTGGCACAAGATAACCAAGTTTTCCCCATGACTTCTTTCAAAGCCAGATAAGTTAATGATAGGAATGTACACCATAAATCTGTTTAAATGTGATGACGGTGATTGAAGGTGCTTGTTTTCTTCATGGATAAATGGCCAGGTTGTCTTTAAGTAGCAGCAGATTCTGAGTTGCACTGGAGGGGTATGTTCCTAACGGATTATAACCTATTGCTAGAATTTTCACTTTCAGGAATCTCAGATAACCTCAGGGATTAGCCATATTGTAATTTGCAATGTTTAAGGTCacgtaaattttatttttactctaattGAGTTGTGTACAAATATAGTAGGTGAGTTTGGCTGTTCCTAATTTTCTGAGGTCCTATTAATGTAATTAACATATTAATTACATAAATTAACATACGAATTAATGGATTAATGTCCTATACATTAATGGATTAATGTAAGATATTGATTCCCAAGGTCAAGGACGACAAATAGGTCCAAAAAGCTCAAAggaggaaataaattaaaaagaacaccCAGTGGGGCCCTTGGtcggctcagtcggtagagcatgcaactcttgatcttggggtggtgagttcgagccccacattgggtgtggagattatttaaggaaatttaaaaaaaaatagtgttgaCTTAATACACAACAACAACACCCAGTGGTCTGGCCCTGTGGCAAGCCAGGACTAAGATTAAGACtagtgtgaccttggacaagccatttggcctctttgagcctcaggtCCCTCATTTTTAAGTTCTTCAGAGGCTGGATTGTAAACACAAAGCACCATGCTCAGCATatggaaaacattaaataaatatcaaCCATTATTGTCACAAtaagtatctctctctctgctaaTGGACATGCCAAGCTTAAGAACCATAAACAAGAGGCAAGCAAGGCAAAATGCAGTCAGGGCAAGACAGCAGGGACCAAGAGAGCTGGACTCTATTCTTGGTGGCACCCCTGGGAGGCACGTGACCTAGGGTAAGCCATTCACCTCTCTGAACCAAAATGTTCTCACTTTAAAAACCAGAATCCAAAGAACAACTCTGCAACTCTGGCATTCGTAAGTCACCATTCTCTGGGATACCACAGAATGGGACTACGAAAATTTACTGGCAGTTGCCTGGACTTCATACAGAGAGTGAGGTCATTCAAGCTCTTTAGAAAGAAACATGTTTAAAGTCAACCTGCAAACAAAGTAGCGGAAAGGATGCAGTGAGAGAGTGGGAGACTAGAAGGCTGATCAATCCAGCTCATTCCCACCTGCTGCCTCCAAATGCTAactttccccttccccctgcaATTACACGCTCCAACTCAGCCATTTCTGTAGCACCCCAGCAGGACTTTGGCAAATGAGAACAACTGAGAAAGCTAAAAATATCAGCAGGCTATTGGCTGCAGGCCACAGGCACACACACCTGCTGCAGCATCAGACGGGAGGCAGCTCGTATCTGAGGGCCGAACCGCAAAAGCCAAAAGGTGGGAACACTTTTGAGGTATAAAATCTATGAAGTGCAGGAAGGCTTTAGCCTTTCCCTGGAACTATCCACAATCCTAGCTTAAATCTGAAGAATAACAATGGCTTAGATAGAAATGATTCTGTCTCCTTTCCCGTAAAAATAGCCCCATTTTTCCTTTGCCAGTTTTCTCCTAAAAACCAGAAAAGCTATCCGCTTATTTGGGTTAGGCCAGGGAAAGCAATCTGGACAACATACTGTCCACAATCCACGTTTTCTTCTTAGCACACCTAACAAACTCCAGGATCATCTCTCTCTTGGTGTCTACGCTCTTCGAGCCGCTAAGTAGGATAGGTCAGTCTGAACGTTCCGAACCTGTTCGCGTTCCCAGTCTCTACCCTTGTCACCCCAACTCTTCACCCAATCTTTGGAAGTTGGAAGGTGCGGGGAGGAGGGAGTTAGTTGCAGGTGAACCTTGCGCATCACACCGTGGACTGCTGAGCCCCACTCCCCGGTCACCTGGGATTCCCAGGGCCAGAGACACTGGATCTCGGCTCCTCCGTAACCGGGGGACCACGCCAGGGTCCTCTCCGCCCCGACACCTGGGGAACACCACCACCTACCCCGCTCAGACCCGGAGATCAGGGCCACGGGCGGCCGTTGCTTTCCCCACCCATCCACAGAACATGGTGTCCAGAACATTCGCTCATCCGCCCAAACCCTCTGGCCAGAACAACTCTGGGCCCCGCCCGGAACTCGTGCCAGCCTAAACATTGCGCCCCGGGCGCCGGGTCCGCGGATTCCGCGGCGTCTGGACGCCGGAGCCAGGCAGGGGCGCTCCGCGCGTGGGAGCCGCGGCGGCCAGCCCCCTCCCGGTTCCCACCCGGGGAGCTGGCGCCGCGCGGCAGGGGGCCGGCTGGCTGGCAGCCTGGACAGAACGCGCAAACGCGGGGCCGTCCACCCGACTGCCCAGAGCCCCAAAGAGTTGCCGGGCTTCGGGTCAGGGTCCCGCTGACCGGACGCGGACGTCACCCACTTACAGCTCCAGGCCGCGGAGGCTCCAGCGCCGGGACTGCACACGAACCACAACTCCCACAATGCGGCGGGGAAACTACAGGTCCCGAAATGCACCGCACCGCGCGCCGGCGCAGTGGGCCCGGGCTGTTTCCGAGGGCGCTGCACTCGGCGCGCCGGCGCAGTGAGCCGCTGTGGGCCGGGCGTTGGGAGACTGAGCGGGGGTCACGGGTCACGATTGGCCGGGGTGGGCACTGCTGTCCAGGCCACGGTTCTGAATTTAccggagctgggggaggagggcggcCGTAGTGCTGGGCTTCTCGCGTCCACTGCTGTCTGCGACTGAGGATCCTTGGCTCCCCCGAAGTTTCCAAATTCAGCGTTCATCTCCTCTGACAAAATGCTTGCATTTTCTTTTGGGAAAGCGCTAGCCCCCATTCTGGGTTCCCAGACTCCAACAAACGCGCAGCACGCGCATGCAGAGTTTGGGGACGCTCAGTCCCTGCCCCACGGGAGGGCGCAAGCCAGACCCCGAATAAAGACCAATATCACGGAGTTCTTTCTGTAGATTGAGGAAACCAGCGAGGGGAGAATAAGTGGCTGGCGCAAGAAAACGCGCGACTTGGCAGTCACAGGCGGACTGACTCCAAATCCCACTGTGACATTTTGTGGTGATGAAGTACAGATGTTAGGAACGCAGAGGAAGGGACACACAGAGGGTGGAGGGTTTAGATGTGTCGACAAGCGAAGTTTTcctatagaaaataacaaaactagCTGTGTCCTGAGCACTGTGAGGCTCTGGTCTCTCTGAAGTCTCACCACCAGCCTATAGAAGGACATAAAATAACCAATTCACGGATGAAGAAGTGGAGACGCTAAGACATTACAGTAATTTGCCCAGGGTTTGAAAGCCAGCAAGTGTCGCAGCTGGGATCTGACTCTCAGTAGTGGATATAGATTCCCATCAGGGCAGCAACTAACATGGGCTCCTTTTGCAACCACTTGTGAACTCTGCTTGTAAGAAGGAAGTGGGATTCAGGTCATATGGAGCCAGTCATCCAAGCAGAGGGAGCTCTAAAAGCAaaacggggcggggggcggggggggtgcgcTGCGGTGTACCCAGCAAGTTGTTTGAATTAGCATCTTAGTTACCTAGTTGAAAGTGGCCAGCCTGGAATTTTGGGAATCCATGCTAAAGTGGCAGACTGGGGCAAGTGGTTTCAACAACTGAATACCCAGCATGCTTCTAAAGATCGgccatttctcccatcccccaaaaGCAAAGTTGGCTGATAATCATCTGCCTTGCCACTATACTTTCAGTGATGATAATAAAATGTACTTTCttagaaaaatctaaatttctttccttccatttggTTTTCTGTGTCAAAGATCAAACCGGGCACCAGTGAAAGCCTTAAGGATAGACTTTATTCAGTAACTATTGCAGTAGAGAAGAGGGTCCAGTGTAAACCAAAGTCCACTTTGATTTATGCAGTGGTAACTGGGCATTTTAAGGGGAGAATGAGGGAGTGGGGTCATTGGGGCAGAATCAGGGAAGTGGATATTTATAAAAACCCAAGGATTAGTCAGTCTGATCTGGTTCTGTTAATAGGCACTTATctgaaagagaaacaaatttctgtctTTATGACCAGAGGCAATGGTGCAGGTTAGAGCAAGGTTCCCTCTCTCGGTCAGGAGAGTTACCTCCGTGAATGCTGGCATTCCAGAGACAAGACAGTTCTGGGTAGTAAAAGGTTTATATCccaaagggggagagaaaagatttataattacaagttttctaaagtaactgCTCTTAGAGGGAATTCAGGGAGCTGATCTGCTTATCTCCAGGTTTTGGCTGGAACCAACAGTAAATTTTCCTGGCAGCTTGTTGAGCTTTCTCAGGCGGGCACTCCAAAGGGGCCTGGTGTCCTCTTAGGGATGAAGCCTTGAGCTGTTAGAAGCTATGCTAGCATTAGTTCAAGTCTCGTAGCATGGAGAAGGGGACAAAATCATTTATACCAAGTGTATGCAGTGTTCATAAGCCAAGGTTGAGGCCTCCTTGAGGGCCCAGAAGAGCCTGACCAGAGGTTAGTGAAGAAGATAGTCTTGGTCACCCGATGGAAACCTTGGATTTCTGTCTGGATCCAGACCCAAAGCTAGGATTTTGTAGCCCGGGTGGCCGCTCTGGGCACACTGGGATAAATGTTCTGTGTGCAATAGCATTTCTGGGTTTCTGATCTGAGGAAGGAGGCCACTCTTGCCACATCTGCTCTGGGAATATAAATGGCTTTCCATAACACTGTATGTAAGGCTTATGTTAGCATAATTGCACATTTGTTACCAAGAAACAGATACCTTGTAGATATCTCACGATAGAATCTTTGTAGTCGATGGAAGACATCCTACAAGCATGACTTAAAGAAGGgcttcttttttgaattttgtcTTAGTACTCTGAGACTTGAGGCCCTACTCACAATGCTGTGCTTTGCCTGAGTAGATGGGGGAGGAGAAAGGTAAGCTGGGAGGCACAAAGTCACAACCCCATACATCTGTCTTCGCTCTGACTTCCTACTCTCAGCGACTCAGAGAGAGTAGACTTTAAACCGAGTTAGGCCTGCCCTCCGTCCCTTCTCTCGCTCTGCCCACTCTGTGTTGATCTCCTTCATAACCTGTCATGTTCTATCATCGTGATGTTTCTGTATGTACCTCATTCTCTCTAATGAGTAGGTGGCTCCAGCTCAGAGTCCCATTCATCTCCACACTCCTGGGGTCTATGCTAGTGGCCCAAGTAGACAGGTGTTAAATATTGCTTGATTTAATTAGCAGGTGAAATCACCTAATCTGTGGAGTGCATCCAAAATGCAATATCTAGATATAATGAACTGTCTAGCTCTTCAACAGACATCAGCAATCACTTTCTGTACCATCAGCCTCTTGAAacataagtgaaaataaatataaatggaagaagATAAACTGAGttgaaaaaatatgttatttataaggCAATGTTacaacttttccttatttttttctataataacaAGAGCTTTGAAGAGTTAGTTTTCTGGAAAACTTCAgatgttaattttaaaacatgtttctgTTGTACTGGGTGATGCTACGTCTCCGTTGGGGACTATTTGCCCTTGTGGAATGTTTGTTCTATCTTCAGACTTCCAAATAAGCAAAATGTTGGGAAAACAATACCCATAAAGTAACCTGGCAATTCTGTTCGTCCATCACTTCGGACTCTGCATTCCTGAATTAATAAATAGACGCTCAGATGTCAAGCTGGCGGAGCAAGTGATACATTTTTGAACCACAGCTTCTGGGTAACACAGCTGGGTTATTTATAAAGTGAATTCGTCACATACAAACCAGTGTTTCATAAGAAAGAAGGTTCCATGATTTATTAGTCCCCCCTCTAACCCCACTGTCAGCACACAGGCACTTCACTTCaaatttgactttattttcaCTAACTTGACAAAATTTGTCAAAGTGGACATTGATTAAGATGCCATTTATATTGCCCAGAAAGTAAAAGAGGTCTTCCGCATAAAATATTGCTCCGATGAGCAAGTATAAATCACCGAAATTAAAATGTCATCTgtctaaagaagatgtggtatatatatacaatggaatattatgcagccatcaaaaaattgaaatcttaccatttgcaatgatgtgggtggaactaaagggtattatgttaagcgaaataagtcaatcagggaaagacaagtatcatatgatctcactgatatgaggaatttgagaaataagacagaggattataggggaagggaggaaaaaatgaaacaagacgaaaccagagaaggagacgaaccataagagactcttaatctcaggaaacaaactgagagttgctggagtggaggggggtgagagggacggggtggctgggtgatggatgttggggagggtatgtgctatggtgagcactgtgaattgtgtaagactgatgaatcacagacctgtacctctgaaaaaataatacattatatgtttaaaaaaaagaagaagatagtaggaaggaaaaaatgaaggggggaaatcggagggggagatgaaccgtgagagactatggactctgagaaacaaactgagggttttagaggggagggtggtggagggatgggttagcccagtgatgggtattagggagggcatgtattgcatggagcactgtgtgttatatgcaaacaatgaatcatgaaacactacatcaaaaattaatgatgtaatgtatggtgactaacataataaaattaaaaaaaaataaagataagagatcatagtaaaaaaaaaaaatgtcatctgtCTTGGTTGAGCGGCCACATGATCTCCGTGAAAATTCTCAACAGCAAGCAAGGAACTGAGTATCTTCTAAACAATGACAACTTGGATTTGCTCCATGGCACGGGCATCTCTTCGGATCCGGATATCAGATGTTGGCTTTATGCCTCTTCTGTTTCTCAAGGACCCATTTTGAACCCTGCTGCACCCATGTTCTCATGGATGGTGGTCTTTGATTCTTCTAGATTCAAGATTTGACTCTTGTACTTCTCTTGCCAATCTTCCACGATGTACTGGTGGTAGGGGTCGTTGGAGTGCTCTTGCCTCTTGGATTTCACTGTGCTCACCAGGATAGCTACAATGATGAAAGAGAACATTCCGATCATCACCATGAGGTACAAGATGACATAGTAGAAGTTCTCAGCATCCAGTTTGGCTTGTAGGGCCTCTTGCTCAGCTGTTGTGTTCCTGCGCCAGTTGTCCATATAAGTAATAAAAATCCTTTTGAAGACATCTTCCAGCGTCTGTGTCAGATTGGATAAAGTAGGCATATCTCCCTCCTGCTGCAATTTGAATGATGAAATAGATGAACAAGGTGAAGAACACTGATTCTTTCTGCATTTGGCTACTTTAAGGGATAAAGAGAGGGGAATGCAAAGGGGGAGATAATACAATTTCTTCTTTACCTAGCTGGTGATTGagtgcatattttttttttattctttaagctTTGCACATGCATATTTATGGACTTTTTGGATGCAGGATACCTTACAATAAAAATTTGATGGGGGACATAAAACTATATATACTATCCCcatttacatatgtaaataaatgtaaacatgcaaatgacaatggaaaaaagacaggaaatcgttcaaaatgttaatagtgggtGGTATACCTAAtgaaaattttttccttctttatactCTTCCCACATCCTAAATTTTCATCAATCATCTTGCACTACTCTGTTTTTAAACAGACAGGTCAGCTCACAATAGCTAGCATAATGCCTTGTTCTCAACGGCATTCCCCAAGTGTCAGCGGAATGAATGGGCGACTCATGTCTGACTTGTGTTTTCAGAGAATTATGGGGCAGAAGATTGCAAGGGGCATTGACAGCCTTTGCAGTCTGCTCCATCTCCTTTGTCTACACAGTGCTTTTCTCAAGTATTCCAGAGAGGAATGTGTACATCCACATTTGAAAGAAGCACCTTAGGCAAGTGGCACAATGAAACAACCTGAGAGATGGCTCATATTCTTCAAAtccacctctcctctccctcctcactgGCGCTGCCCAGCCACCAACATCCCTCACCTTGATGACACAATGCAGTGCAATGCGACCCTCCCCCAGACTGTCTCCTGGGGGCATAtctgtccctctcttccctccacagCAGTCATTGTGCtcttttaaagaaggaaatgggATCATATCCCCTTGCTTCTAAAATGATTCAGTCCCTTCCTATAgtgcttaaaataaaatcctactTCCTTCATGGGGTTCACCTGGCTTGGCCTGAGCTGGTCCCTGACCACCTCCCCAACAACTCTATTCTCATGACAACTGGTCAtactgtccttccttcctccaagtCAATAAACGTTCTCCTGCTTCAAGACATTTGCACATTCTCTTTCCTCAACCTggaataatttttcctttctcttctctctgctacCTCCTTTACTCTCTTGGGCCCAGCTTAACTGTCACTTCTGAAAAAACTCCCTGGCTCTGTTCTAATCAgttctgcccccccccctttaCTCCAAtagcttcttattttttttcttcaaagcccTCTTCACAATATGTGCTAATTATGTGTGTGTAtcgctggtgtgtgtgtgtgtatgattatTGGTTTACGGTGTCATCTTTCCTACTCATCTGTCATTTCCATGAGGACAGGACTCATATCGCCTTTGCCTACCTTGAGACAGTGAATGTgggcacagagcccgacacatcGAAGACACACAATggatgttgaatgaatgaatggatgtgcCAGGCACATGAGGGGCATTGGAAATGCAGAGATGATGAATATGAGATTTCTGTCTGTGGAAGCTCAGTGTCACAGGAGAGCTGCAAACAAATGGCAATGAGAAGTAACAAAGAGTCATAAGAGGTCTGAACAAAGCGATAAGGGAGCTCAGAGAATGGAGATGAACATGGTACATAGATGGAGCAAACAGGTGTGAATAGAACTGGAAGGAATGTAGACAGGAAGTGAACCTGGGATTAGCCAGGGCCTACAGGTTTGCCCAGTCAATAAAAGCCCAAACAAACCTAATTTGCCTAATGCCCTTCTGAAAACAATGCCTCTTCTCTTTAACATGTCTTTCATTTCCTCTTATGAGGAGAGAGGTTTCTGATCTCCCCACTTGCAGAAAGGGCACAAGTACATGTCCAGGTCTTTCTCTGACGCCTTCCCAACATTTCATTCATTGAGAATTATGGTAACTAAGTTAATAGATTTTTTCAATCTGATGTTTTAAGTCCTATTATTCAAAGGGCTCTCGGGTCTTCCTCTTGCTCTCCCCTCCACGCAAAGCCTAGAGAATTGAAAAGAAACTGACAAAGAGATAAGATTGCCCCAAAGTACATGCCAAGCACGTTTTCCAAGCAATGTAACAGAGACAGGCTTTCTCCCCCTTAAAATAACACAGTTTGCCGTGAAGAGTATAGCTAAACTGGCTTTAATCCTATGCAAGACATCACCGCTGGCTCCTTAACCCTCCCGGAGATGAGATCTGCTCATTTTGGGGGAGTTCATGCTTGTTTCATCAATCAAAAGACAACCCACCCCTGTGTGCTATGTCAGGGCTGGTCTTACCGGTATGATTCCTTCACCTGTGAGTGTTCtcaccctctctttctgccaacccttctccacatcttcatccagTAAAGAAACCTGTGATTTGGCCAGCTTGTATACCCCCCCACCTTCTGCACCCTCTAGAGAgacttcagtttccttttgtGAAGCCAAATGGAAAACTGGATAGAACATAGagacaagtaaaaaaaagaaccaggagaGCTAAGTGTACAGAACGAAGGGCTGGTGGAGGTGTAGAGAAGTCCCAGGAGTGAGTGACGGGAGAAATTCAGTCTGGGGGATGCTGAGCCAATGCAGGGCAGCAGAAAActagcagggggaagggggatcCCCTTCTGGGCAGAGAATCAGCTCCCCTGCAGTGTTTTTTTCTAAGGTGCTCTCAAGATTGGAATTATTCTAGTTATTTTTGCTTATCAGACAGCACTTTTGGATACTACTCCAGTTTGCACTGGGCCACGTGAGGCCCTGCCTTGGATCTGAGTctctccccgccgccccccacaGAGGTGATAGCATTGCAAGCTCCTAAGTGCTCTGAGCTCCTCTGCCCACCCTGCCTCCCACGTATCTCCTTTGTGGGCTGTGCCACTGTGCTTGGAATCCCACCAGTGACTCCTCTGAGCAGAGGATGCGCAGGAGGATAGGGTACACTCCTGCCAACACCATTGTGCGAATGTTTTCTTCAAAGCAATGACACCACCTATGAAAAATCTAGGCCAGCGCCTCACTTGTAGGAGTGCTCAATTGTGAGTCCCTGTCTTTTCAGGGCTCTGAGAGAATGCAGACATAGGAGAGCTATGTTTTGACGCTCGGCAAGGCCATCCAGGACAGGGTGCTTCAAGGGAAGCCTCGAGATTCCACAGCTAAAATGGGAATGGGGCTCTTTAAGTAAGtattgagggggaggggagatggagcacaaaagagagaggagagggcatTGGAGTAACCTCGGTCTTCTGATGTCCCCGAGTCACcctgcagaggaagaaagaaatacagtttCTATAGGACAAAGGAGCTGAGTCTCTCCAGACTCACACATAAAAATGGCGGTATGTTCTTGTAGTTTagaaaccacccccccccaccccgtctggGGTCACCTCATCCACAAGTTTTCCCCCAGACCTCTGTCTGAATTGGAGATCCTTTTCTGTGCTTCAGCAAACTGCCATGTTTGTCTGTTTGCTCATTTTCAATTACCCAGGTATTGTGAGCTCATTCATGTGATACTCAAAACCACTCTCTGACACTGGGATTATTAGCtccaatttacagataaggaaactgatgtTCAGAGAGCTGAAGTCATTTGGATCATAATTACATGGGAGTTTGAGCTGGTCAGGGATCTACTGTTTTACTCATCTTTGAATCCCAGGGCCTTACATCATGGTTGATACATTGAAGATCTTTACTAAATGTTCAGTGAATCAGTGAATGTTCCTCTCTCACGTACTATGGATTTCAGCTGGAAAAGACTAGAACGGTGATTCTCAACCTACTTGCAGGAGAGGAAGGGATTCACA of the Halichoerus grypus chromosome 1, mHalGry1.hap1.1, whole genome shotgun sequence genome contains:
- the KCNE2 gene encoding potassium voltage-gated channel subfamily E member 2 — encoded protein: MPTLSNLTQTLEDVFKRIFITYMDNWRRNTTAEQEALQAKLDAENFYYVILYLMVMIGMFSFIIVAILVSTVKSKRQEHSNDPYHQYIVEDWQEKYKSQILNLEESKTTIHENMGAAGFKMGP